The following proteins come from a genomic window of Aequorivita marisscotiae:
- a CDS encoding toxin-antitoxin system YwqK family antitoxin: MKKLLFILFFGIALTSTDGFSQGEINQLDAQGKRHGVWKKNYEGTNQLRYEGTFEHGKEVGTFKFYCEECKDKPTVIKNFTGKDNVAEVKYFTIKGKVVSEGQMRDKDRIGEWVYYHEKSKNVMTREQYTNGKLDGKVITYYPNGNITEETTYINGIKEGADNYYSPTGVLLKKLQYTNGQLHGAATYYDAAGAVLIEGFYKDGKKHGLWKYYKNGEVILEETYPKDPKN, translated from the coding sequence ATGAAAAAACTACTTTTTATTCTTTTCTTCGGAATAGCTCTTACCTCCACTGATGGTTTTTCACAAGGTGAAATTAATCAATTAGACGCACAGGGAAAACGTCATGGCGTGTGGAAAAAGAACTATGAAGGCACAAATCAACTTCGGTACGAAGGTACTTTTGAGCATGGAAAAGAAGTAGGAACATTTAAGTTTTATTGCGAAGAATGCAAAGACAAGCCCACGGTAATTAAAAACTTCACCGGGAAAGACAATGTTGCGGAAGTGAAGTATTTTACGATTAAGGGCAAAGTGGTAAGCGAAGGCCAAATGCGGGATAAGGACCGTATTGGCGAATGGGTTTATTATCATGAAAAGTCGAAAAATGTAATGACGCGCGAGCAGTACACAAATGGCAAGTTGGACGGAAAAGTAATTACGTATTATCCCAACGGAAATATTACTGAAGAAACCACATATATTAATGGCATAAAGGAGGGAGCAGACAATTATTATTCCCCCACAGGCGTATTGTTGAAAAAGCTGCAGTACACCAACGGCCAATTACACGGTGCAGCCACTTATTACGACGCTGCGGGTGCTGTACTCATTGAAGGTTTTTACAAAGACGGCAAAAAACACGGACTTTGGAAATATTACAAAAACGGGGAAGTAATTTTGGAAGAAACCTACCCCAAAGACCCTAAAAATTAG
- the yidC gene encoding membrane protein insertase YidC has product MEQKKFDLNSLVGFLLIGGILIWMLYMNKPTEAELQAEKAKTEAAAKQEAEAKKIAGDVTLSEATADTMKSVKPGDSLAYEQLKNKLGSFAYSGTLPSATDDITVFENDVLYLEVSNKGGYIAEALLKNFTKYDSVPVYLIKDGNASLNLQFSSENRTLNTQDLFFEPTLSNNGEDQVLSMKLKTSENGFIEYRYTLHPGEYMMGFSINSQGLDGVINTSQPMYLDWNLKGYRHAKSISYENRYSRLTYEYDGEKHSKLSPTGEDDELEKDVTWMNFRQHFFSSMLLTDTPFKEVKLTSVDLVKDEEIDTVFTKQYGAKMLIEPKNGALAQHMNMYIGPSDYQIFKKYDRNLDEAMPLGWGIFGMINKYIIIPVFGFLTDFLPAGIAIIVLTILIKLLLSPVQYKQYLAQAKMKVLKPEMDEIKAKYKDNKLKIQQETMKLQNSAGASPLKGCLPALLQIPVFYALFTFFPSAFDLRQKSFLWADDLSSYDTIAELPFHIPFYGDHVSLFPILASIAIFVYMMMTMGQNMQQQQQPGMPNMKFLMYLSPLFMLVFFNNYASGLSLYYFVSNLITIGIMLVIKNFIIDEDKIHAKIQVKKATPKKQNKFQRKMAEMMEQAEQQKRGK; this is encoded by the coding sequence ATGGAACAAAAAAAATTCGACTTAAACTCACTCGTAGGCTTTTTATTAATTGGTGGTATCCTAATCTGGATGCTCTATATGAACAAACCCACCGAAGCCGAGCTTCAAGCTGAAAAAGCCAAAACCGAAGCGGCTGCCAAGCAAGAAGCCGAAGCCAAAAAAATAGCCGGGGATGTTACGCTCTCTGAAGCAACCGCCGATACAATGAAATCTGTTAAGCCTGGAGATTCTTTGGCGTACGAGCAGTTAAAAAACAAATTAGGTTCCTTTGCATATTCGGGAACGCTACCTTCTGCTACAGACGATATCACTGTTTTTGAAAACGATGTGTTGTATTTGGAAGTAAGCAATAAAGGCGGGTACATTGCCGAAGCGCTTCTGAAAAATTTTACCAAGTACGATTCTGTTCCCGTTTATTTAATAAAGGATGGCAATGCTTCGTTAAACCTTCAGTTTTCATCGGAAAACAGAACACTAAATACCCAAGATTTATTTTTTGAACCTACCCTGAGCAACAATGGAGAGGACCAAGTGCTCTCAATGAAGCTAAAGACTTCTGAAAACGGATTTATTGAATACCGCTATACACTGCACCCGGGCGAATATATGATGGGTTTTAGCATCAACAGCCAAGGTTTAGACGGGGTTATAAATACTTCGCAACCCATGTATTTAGATTGGAATTTGAAGGGGTATCGCCATGCGAAAAGTATTTCGTACGAAAACCGTTATTCGCGTTTAACGTATGAATACGATGGCGAAAAACATTCAAAACTTTCCCCTACTGGCGAAGATGACGAGTTGGAAAAGGATGTAACGTGGATGAACTTCCGCCAGCATTTCTTCAGTTCTATGTTGCTTACCGATACGCCGTTTAAAGAGGTAAAACTTACTTCGGTAGATTTGGTGAAAGACGAAGAAATAGATACGGTTTTCACCAAACAATACGGGGCAAAAATGCTAATAGAGCCTAAGAATGGTGCTCTGGCCCAGCATATGAATATGTATATTGGACCGTCTGATTATCAGATTTTCAAAAAATACGATCGCAATTTAGACGAGGCTATGCCTTTAGGTTGGGGAATATTTGGAATGATAAACAAATATATAATTATTCCTGTATTTGGCTTTTTAACAGACTTTTTACCTGCGGGAATAGCCATTATTGTTTTAACCATTTTAATAAAACTTTTACTATCACCCGTACAGTACAAACAGTATTTGGCGCAGGCAAAAATGAAGGTTTTAAAGCCTGAAATGGACGAGATAAAAGCAAAGTACAAGGATAACAAACTGAAAATTCAGCAGGAAACCATGAAGCTTCAAAACTCTGCCGGCGCGAGTCCGTTAAAGGGATGTTTACCTGCCTTGCTTCAAATTCCCGTGTTTTATGCGTTGTTTACGTTTTTCCCTTCCGCCTTCGATTTAAGGCAGAAAAGTTTTCTTTGGGCAGACGATCTTTCGAGTTATGACACCATTGCAGAGTTGCCATTTCACATACCATTTTACGGAGACCACGTAAGTTTATTTCCAATTTTGGCCTCCATTGCCATCTTTGTTTATATGATGATGACTATGGGTCAGAATATGCAGCAGCAGCAACAGCCGGGGATGCCAAATATGAAATTCCTAATGTATTTGTCGCCTTTGTTTATGTTGGTATTCTTTAACAACTATGCCAGTGGGCTTTCCTTGTATTACTTCGTTTCAAACTTGATTACCATTGGTATCATGCTTGTGATAAAGAATTTTATTATTGATGAGGATAAAATTCACGCTAAAATTCAAGTGAAAAAAGCCACGCCTAAAAAACAGAATAAATTTCAGCGTAAAATGGCTGAAATGATGGAACAGGCTGAGCAGCAAAAAAGAGGAAAATAA
- a CDS encoding CTP synthase — MNTTKYIFVTGGVSSSLGKGIIAASLAKLLQARGYRVTLQKLDPYINVDPGTLNPYEHGECYVTDDGAETDLDLGHYERFLNVNTSQANNVTTGRIYQSVIQKERRGEFLGKTVQVIPHITNEIKERVQLLGNTGEYDIIITEIGGTVGDIESLPYIEAVRQMKWEMGDDNALVIHLTLVPYLSAAGELKTKPTQHSVKTLMESGIRADILVCRTEHELSSDLRRKLALFCNVKEEAVIQSIDASTIYDVPNMMLDEGLDTVTLQKLNLKNSKKPDLKQWNKFLQRHKNPKGEVHIGLIGKYVELQDSYKSILESFIHAGAENEVKVKLEFIHSEHINAKTIGKKLSKLDGILVAPGFGERGIEGKVAAVRYARENNLPFLGICLGMQMAVIEFARNVLKLKDANSTEMDTQTKDPVISIMEDQKNITDMGGTMRLGAWKCDLKKGSIARNVYKANTIEERHRHRYEFNDKYREQLEAAGLVATGVNPDTGLVEIIEIPSHPWFVGVQYHPEYKSTVANPHPLFVAFVKAVHDHSLKKK; from the coding sequence ATGAATACTACAAAATACATCTTCGTTACGGGCGGGGTTTCATCATCTTTAGGGAAAGGAATTATTGCGGCATCGCTGGCGAAGCTACTTCAGGCCAGAGGATATCGTGTTACCCTGCAAAAATTAGATCCTTATATAAATGTAGATCCAGGGACCTTAAACCCGTATGAACACGGCGAGTGCTATGTAACTGATGACGGAGCCGAAACCGATTTAGATTTAGGGCATTACGAGCGTTTTTTGAATGTAAATACATCGCAAGCCAATAACGTAACTACGGGGCGAATTTACCAGAGCGTAATCCAAAAGGAACGCCGAGGCGAATTTTTAGGAAAGACCGTTCAGGTAATTCCACATATTACAAACGAAATAAAGGAACGCGTACAATTACTAGGAAATACTGGAGAGTACGATATTATTATCACCGAAATTGGCGGTACAGTGGGCGATATTGAGTCGTTGCCCTATATAGAAGCGGTACGCCAAATGAAGTGGGAAATGGGCGATGACAATGCCTTGGTAATTCATTTAACCCTTGTGCCCTATCTTTCTGCTGCTGGCGAGTTAAAAACAAAACCCACACAGCATTCGGTAAAAACCTTGATGGAAAGCGGAATTCGCGCAGATATTTTAGTTTGCCGAACGGAGCACGAACTTTCTTCTGATTTAAGAAGAAAATTGGCGTTATTCTGTAATGTAAAAGAGGAAGCCGTTATACAATCTATAGATGCTTCAACCATTTACGATGTGCCAAATATGATGCTCGATGAAGGGTTGGATACCGTTACACTTCAGAAATTAAATTTAAAGAATTCAAAAAAACCAGATTTAAAGCAGTGGAATAAATTTCTACAGAGACATAAAAATCCAAAGGGGGAAGTACATATTGGGTTAATTGGCAAATATGTAGAATTGCAAGACAGTTATAAATCTATTTTAGAATCGTTTATTCATGCAGGAGCGGAAAACGAAGTAAAGGTAAAGTTAGAATTTATTCATTCGGAACATATAAATGCTAAAACTATCGGGAAAAAACTATCTAAACTCGATGGAATTTTAGTGGCTCCCGGCTTTGGTGAACGAGGAATTGAAGGCAAAGTTGCTGCGGTGCGTTACGCGCGTGAAAACAATTTACCCTTTTTGGGCATTTGTTTGGGAATGCAAATGGCGGTAATTGAGTTTGCACGAAATGTCTTAAAACTTAAAGATGCAAACAGCACCGAAATGGACACACAAACCAAAGATCCTGTAATTAGTATTATGGAGGATCAGAAAAATATAACAGACATGGGAGGCACCATGCGTTTGGGTGCTTGGAAATGCGATCTAAAAAAAGGAAGTATTGCCAGAAACGTTTATAAGGCCAATACCATTGAAGAGCGGCATCGCCACAGATATGAATTTAACGATAAATATCGCGAGCAATTGGAGGCGGCGGGGCTTGTGGCCACGGGAGTAAATCCGGATACCGGTTTGGTTGAAATTATTGAAATACCCAGTCATCCGTGGTTTGTAGGTGTACAATATCACCCAGAATACAAAAGTACGGTTGCCAATCCACATCCACTTTTTGTGGCCTTTGTAAAAGCTGTACACGACCATTCCTTAAAGAAAAAATAA
- a CDS encoding spermidine synthase — MKKLFSYLWPSTRRFSSEINGILEVTYINGKKVLDTKNANYSYGSLQKILEIGLTKVDLDKVDSLLLLGMGGGSIIKSLRETFDYKNNIVAVEIDPQIIHIAKAEFAVSASEKLQIVEEDAFQFVKNSKDQFQLIIIDLFIDTEVPPIFFGKEFCINVSKLLQTEGYLIFNAGINLAKTSKTIETVSTNFGSDFQFQHYKKVQGTNTLLVAQKGSL; from the coding sequence ATGAAGAAGCTATTCAGCTATCTTTGGCCAAGTACGCGTCGTTTTTCTTCAGAAATAAATGGCATTTTGGAGGTTACCTATATTAATGGTAAAAAAGTTTTAGATACAAAAAACGCAAATTACTCGTATGGCTCGCTCCAAAAAATCTTAGAAATAGGCCTGACAAAAGTAGATTTAGATAAGGTTGACAGTTTACTGTTGCTGGGGATGGGTGGCGGTAGTATTATAAAATCGCTGCGCGAAACATTTGACTATAAAAATAATATTGTTGCCGTTGAAATAGACCCACAAATAATACATATAGCCAAGGCGGAATTTGCAGTTTCGGCGTCTGAAAAGCTACAAATTGTGGAGGAAGATGCTTTTCAATTTGTAAAAAACTCTAAGGACCAATTTCAATTAATCATCATCGATTTATTTATTGACACGGAGGTCCCTCCTATTTTTTTCGGAAAGGAATTTTGTATAAATGTATCTAAATTACTGCAAACTGAGGGTTATTTAATATTTAATGCGGGTATCAATCTCGCTAAAACCTCAAAAACAATTGAAACGGTTAGCACTAATTTTGGCAGTGATTTTCAATTTCAGCATTATAAAAAAGTACAAGGAACAAACACCTTATTGGTGGCTCAAAAAGGCAGTTTATAG
- a CDS encoding DUF3820 family protein has protein sequence MNPGNSPDPNHLVELANYKMPFGKYEGYYLANIPEYYFVWFKQKGFPEGKLGRMMAEMYELKLNGLEGLLQKLIKK, from the coding sequence ATGAATCCTGGAAATAGCCCAGACCCAAACCACTTGGTAGAACTTGCCAATTACAAAATGCCTTTTGGAAAATACGAAGGTTATTACTTGGCGAATATTCCCGAATACTATTTTGTGTGGTTTAAACAGAAAGGCTTTCCCGAAGGCAAGTTGGGACGGATGATGGCTGAAATGTACGAGCTTAAATTAAATGGCTTGGAGGGATTACTTCAAAAGTTAATTAAAAAATGA
- a CDS encoding DUF922 domain-containing protein, with protein sequence MKLFLAFVFSMLLFPQHKPEKIFWREHQKLTWEDFRGKPIASASFVASTNTGISFEYSYTIKNNAVNVTYTIASFFTPESSWFIPEKVNKYILQHEQAHFDISELHARMLRKNLEGKKFSKKIKSEIESIYRQVEQKRRAMQTKFDAETDHSRNADKEAFWQKYIAQQLAAYESWK encoded by the coding sequence ATGAAACTATTTTTGGCTTTTGTATTTTCTATGTTGCTTTTTCCGCAGCACAAGCCCGAAAAAATATTTTGGAGGGAACATCAAAAACTAACTTGGGAAGATTTTCGCGGCAAGCCTATTGCAAGCGCTAGTTTTGTTGCCAGCACCAATACTGGGATAAGTTTTGAATATAGCTATACCATTAAAAACAATGCTGTAAATGTAACCTATACCATAGCTAGTTTTTTTACCCCGGAAAGTTCTTGGTTTATTCCTGAAAAGGTTAACAAGTACATTTTACAACACGAGCAAGCGCATTTTGATATTTCAGAATTGCACGCACGTATGCTTCGAAAAAACTTGGAGGGAAAAAAATTTTCAAAAAAAATTAAGTCAGAAATCGAATCTATTTACAGGCAAGTAGAACAAAAAAGACGCGCCATGCAAACCAAGTTCGATGCTGAGACGGACCATTCCAGAAATGCAGATAAAGAAGCATTTTGGCAAAAGTACATCGCACAACAACTCGCTGCTTATGAATCCTGGAAATAG
- a CDS encoding OsmC family protein: MSTSKVTYLGNLRTENEHLKSGNKFITDAPTDNNGKGEAFSPTDTVATGLANCMITVMGIKARDINVNMDGTTAMVTKTMAANPRRISKVEVILDFPKGIDEKSRKILENTGRTCPVLYSLHPDIEKVIKFNW, encoded by the coding sequence ATGAGCACTTCCAAAGTAACCTATTTGGGCAACCTGCGAACTGAAAACGAACATTTAAAATCGGGCAATAAATTTATTACCGATGCTCCCACCGATAATAATGGCAAGGGAGAAGCATTTTCCCCAACAGACACTGTGGCTACGGGCCTTGCAAATTGTATGATTACGGTTATGGGCATTAAAGCGCGCGATATAAACGTAAATATGGATGGCACCACAGCGATGGTAACAAAAACCATGGCCGCCAATCCGCGCCGTATTTCAAAAGTGGAAGTGATTTTGGATTTTCCCAAGGGAATAGATGAAAAATCGAGAAAAATACTTGAAAACACAGGTAGAACCTGCCCTGTACTCTACAGCCTGCATCCGGATATTGAGAAGGTAATTAAATTTAATTGGTAG
- a CDS encoding LysM peptidoglycan-binding domain-containing protein, whose translation MLKCLIYVSVTLLFMVSCGSAAQQQYKSHAVQKGETVYSIAKAYNISEETIYNLNPDSRSELKVNSVLIIPSNSVISSGTNKNNYRDHKVKRKETLYGIAQMYNVSVDDIKKLNKELYSRGLKKGERLLIPAATKTTGKDTDLAPGTKHYTVKAKETKFGIARKFGISIAELEDLNPDLGKGLNVGATLVVPEKIVLENAEIDEENFQYYEVNPKEGFYRLKVKFGLSEEEIIASNPYAKDGLKEGMILKLPKENTDITKDDVSEINLENRIKNKKMKTVALMLPFRLMGNPSDSTSNNTDLLKRDPTLRVALDFYSGALMAAEFAKDNGISVTMDVYDTEKSESKVAAIVSSGKFKNADAVIGPLLQKNVERASDLLKDEKIPVFSPLSNREMAMNDNLFQTLPTDAILQKTMIRYIKQHSAGKNIIIISDAKHAQQRDMIIAALPSAKTVTPRGGGYVQMSDITAAATEGSENWVILESKNPVLISSAVNAAAAMPANYKTRLFTLDKNDAFEWHEVSSRRLAKLNFTFPSVNKNISEVDKNPFMISYKNKYGVLPNRYAIRGFDVTYDVLLRLASDNNIYDAVYPESETTYIENKFRYEPSESRGYHNEAAYILKYNDELKFDIVE comes from the coding sequence ATGTTAAAGTGTTTAATATACGTTTCAGTAACCTTATTATTTATGGTTAGTTGTGGTTCCGCTGCTCAACAACAATACAAAAGTCATGCGGTCCAAAAAGGCGAAACGGTTTATAGCATTGCCAAAGCATATAATATTTCGGAAGAGACCATTTATAATCTCAACCCAGATTCCAGAAGTGAACTCAAGGTAAATAGCGTGTTAATAATTCCGTCGAACAGTGTAATTAGCTCCGGAACAAACAAAAATAATTATCGCGACCACAAGGTAAAAAGAAAAGAAACGCTTTACGGTATTGCACAGATGTACAACGTAAGTGTGGACGATATTAAAAAGCTGAATAAGGAATTGTATTCCCGTGGATTAAAAAAGGGCGAAAGGCTGCTAATTCCGGCGGCGACTAAAACTACAGGAAAAGATACAGACTTAGCACCAGGAACTAAGCATTATACTGTAAAAGCAAAGGAAACCAAGTTTGGCATTGCCAGAAAATTTGGAATTAGCATTGCCGAACTCGAGGATTTAAATCCAGATTTAGGAAAAGGATTAAACGTTGGCGCAACACTTGTTGTACCCGAAAAAATTGTACTTGAAAATGCCGAAATAGACGAAGAAAACTTTCAGTATTACGAAGTAAACCCAAAAGAAGGATTTTATAGACTGAAGGTGAAATTTGGACTTTCGGAGGAAGAAATTATCGCTTCAAACCCATATGCAAAAGATGGATTAAAAGAAGGTATGATCCTAAAACTTCCCAAGGAAAATACAGATATTACCAAAGATGATGTTTCAGAAATAAATCTAGAAAACAGAATCAAGAATAAGAAAATGAAAACGGTTGCCTTAATGTTACCGTTTCGATTAATGGGCAATCCGAGCGATTCCACCAGTAATAATACCGATTTATTAAAAAGAGATCCCACACTTCGCGTAGCCTTAGATTTTTATAGCGGAGCCTTAATGGCAGCTGAATTTGCCAAAGACAACGGCATTTCAGTAACGATGGACGTATATGATACCGAAAAAAGCGAAAGCAAAGTTGCTGCTATTGTTTCCAGCGGTAAATTTAAAAATGCGGATGCGGTAATTGGTCCGCTACTTCAAAAAAATGTAGAACGAGCTTCCGATCTATTAAAAGACGAAAAGATTCCAGTTTTTTCACCTTTAAGCAATCGGGAAATGGCCATGAACGACAATCTTTTCCAGACCCTACCAACAGATGCCATTCTTCAAAAAACGATGATTCGGTATATAAAGCAGCACAGTGCAGGGAAAAATATTATTATAATTTCCGATGCAAAACACGCGCAGCAACGAGATATGATTATAGCGGCCTTACCATCGGCTAAAACCGTAACCCCTCGCGGAGGTGGTTATGTGCAAATGAGCGATATTACTGCTGCCGCTACGGAGGGCAGCGAAAACTGGGTTATTCTCGAATCAAAAAATCCGGTTTTAATTAGTAGTGCGGTAAATGCTGCTGCAGCAATGCCTGCCAACTATAAAACGCGATTGTTTACTTTAGATAAAAACGATGCTTTTGAATGGCACGAGGTATCGAGCAGGCGCTTGGCAAAGCTAAATTTCACATTTCCATCGGTGAATAAGAATATTTCAGAAGTGGATAAAAATCCATTTATGATCAGTTATAAAAACAAGTATGGGGTTTTACCCAATAGGTACGCCATTCGAGGTTTTGATGTAACATACGACGTGTTGCTGCGCTTGGCATCAGATAACAATATTTACGACGCTGTTTATCCTGAAAGCGAAACAACATACATTGAAAACAAGTTTAGATACGAACCTTCGGAAAGTCGTGGCTATCACAATGAAGCTGCCTATATTTTAAAATACAACGACGAACTTAAATTTGACATAGTAGAATGA
- the guaA gene encoding glutamine-hydrolyzing GMP synthase: protein MQNNVLILDFGSQYTQLIARRVRELNIYCEIHPYHHIPESLDPFKAVILSGSPFSVRAEDAPHPDLSKIRGHKPLLAVCYGAQYLAHFSGGSVEPSNIREYGRAKLSMIKSGEAFFQGIPENTNVWMSHSDTIAKLPENGVRLASTVDVLNAAYRIEGEETYAIQFHPEVYHTTHGKHLLENFLVNIAEVPQTWTPAAFVETTVATLKEQIGDGKVVLGLSGGVDSTVAAILLNKAIGGNLYCIFVNNGLLRKNEFESVLHQYKDMGLNVKGVDASERFLEALRNESDPERKRKAIGNAFIEVFDDEAHQLTGVDWLGQGTIYPDVIESVSVNGPSVTIKSHHNVGGLPDFMKLKVVEPLRMLFKDEVRRVGKEMGIDAELLGRHPFPGPGLAIRILGDITAEKVRILQEVDAIFINGLKKWELYDKVWQAGAILLPINSVGVMGDERTYEKVVALRAVQSTDGMTADWVDLPYEFLQEVSNHIINRVKGVNRVVYDISSKPPATIEWE, encoded by the coding sequence ATGCAAAACAACGTCCTCATTTTAGATTTTGGTTCGCAGTACACCCAATTAATCGCAAGACGCGTGCGGGAGCTGAACATTTACTGCGAAATACACCCTTACCATCATATTCCGGAAAGCCTTGACCCTTTTAAGGCGGTAATACTTTCCGGCAGTCCGTTTTCCGTTCGTGCGGAGGATGCACCACACCCCGATCTTTCAAAAATTCGCGGCCACAAGCCTCTTTTGGCAGTTTGTTACGGAGCGCAATATTTGGCTCATTTTAGCGGCGGTAGCGTGGAGCCTTCAAACATTCGCGAATACGGGAGAGCAAAGCTTTCCATGATAAAATCTGGGGAAGCTTTCTTTCAAGGCATTCCAGAAAACACTAATGTGTGGATGAGCCATAGCGATACCATCGCCAAACTTCCCGAAAACGGAGTGCGTTTGGCGAGTACGGTAGATGTGCTAAATGCCGCATATAGAATTGAAGGAGAAGAAACCTATGCCATTCAATTTCATCCAGAGGTTTACCACACTACCCACGGGAAGCACTTGCTTGAAAATTTCTTGGTAAACATTGCCGAAGTACCACAAACTTGGACTCCTGCAGCTTTTGTAGAAACTACGGTTGCCACCTTAAAAGAGCAAATTGGCGATGGCAAAGTAGTACTTGGTTTAAGTGGGGGTGTAGATTCTACGGTAGCAGCGATTCTTTTGAACAAAGCTATCGGCGGAAACTTGTACTGTATTTTTGTAAACAACGGTTTGCTTCGTAAAAATGAATTTGAAAGCGTGCTTCACCAATATAAAGACATGGGGTTAAATGTAAAAGGCGTTGATGCCTCCGAGCGTTTTTTGGAAGCATTGCGAAACGAAAGCGACCCCGAACGAAAGCGAAAAGCCATTGGCAATGCCTTTATTGAAGTCTTTGACGACGAAGCACATCAATTAACGGGAGTAGATTGGCTTGGTCAAGGCACCATCTATCCCGATGTTATTGAAAGTGTTTCGGTAAACGGGCCATCGGTTACAATTAAAAGCCACCACAATGTTGGGGGACTCCCCGATTTTATGAAGTTGAAGGTGGTAGAACCTTTGCGAATGCTTTTTAAAGATGAAGTTCGCCGGGTTGGAAAGGAAATGGGAATTGATGCAGAACTTTTGGGAAGACATCCCTTTCCAGGGCCTGGATTGGCCATTAGAATTTTAGGCGATATTACGGCCGAAAAAGTTCGTATATTACAAGAGGTTGATGCAATTTTTATCAACGGGCTCAAAAAATGGGAACTCTACGACAAGGTATGGCAAGCCGGAGCTATTTTATTACCTATAAATAGTGTAGGTGTTATGGGCGACGAACGTACATATGAAAAAGTAGTGGCGCTGCGTGCCGTGCAATCTACCGATGGCATGACCGCAGACTGGGTAGATTTGCCCTATGAATTTTTGCAGGAAGTGAGCAACCATATAATAAATCGGGTTAAAGGCGTTAATAGAGTAGTCTACGATATTAGCTCCAAACCGCCTGCAACCATTGAGTGGGAATAA
- a CDS encoding DUF2683 family protein produces the protein MKTIIVHAVSDKMKKITEYLKELKVAFETGDEDSPYNPDFVEKIKKSRKQYKESNYSTVAQEDLEKYI, from the coding sequence ATGAAGACAATCATCGTCCATGCTGTAAGCGATAAAATGAAAAAAATTACAGAATATTTGAAAGAACTAAAAGTTGCTTTTGAAACTGGAGACGAAGATAGTCCATACAACCCTGATTTTGTTGAAAAAATTAAAAAGAGTCGAAAACAGTATAAAGAAAGTAATTATTCAACCGTGGCTCAAGAAGATTTAGAGAAATATATTTAA